One genomic segment of Desulfotomaculum sp. includes these proteins:
- a CDS encoding SsrA-binding protein → MDEKIVSVNRKARHEYHLLDTFETGIVLTGTEVKSIRAGNVSMQDSYAIVENAELFLYNLHISPFEKGNRFNHEPKRIRKLLAHKSEIMRLLGYTREKGLTIIPLRIYFNERGRVKVELAVARGKKTYDKRDDIAKRDAKREMERTLKDRNYKN, encoded by the coding sequence ATGGATGAAAAAATAGTTTCGGTAAACAGAAAAGCCCGCCATGAATACCACCTGCTTGATACTTTTGAAACCGGCATTGTGCTGACCGGCACGGAGGTCAAGTCAATACGCGCAGGCAACGTGAGCATGCAGGACAGCTATGCCATAGTTGAAAACGCCGAGCTTTTCTTGTATAATTTACATATAAGCCCTTTCGAAAAAGGGAACCGTTTTAATCATGAACCAAAGCGGATCAGGAAGCTTTTAGCGCACAAAAGTGAGATCATGCGGCTTTTGGGATATACCCGTGAGAAAGGCCTGACAATAATCCCGCTGAGGATTTATTTCAACGAGCGGGGGCGCGTCAAGGTGGAGCTTGCCGTGGCGCGGGGTAAGAAAACCTACGATAAGCGGGATGACATAGCCAAAAGAGACGCCAAGAGGGAAATGGAGCGCACTTTAAAAGACAGGAATTATAAAAATTAA
- a CDS encoding ornithine cyclodeaminase family protein (catalyzes the interconversion of alanine and pyruvate) yields the protein MVLILSRKEVERLIELDKLPAVIEEAFYAYAIGEASMPPKIYLDIPQYNGDFRAMPAYFRGAAGLKWVCVYPLNPSTNNLPTVMGMLFYNDPATGKPLAVMEATLLTGYRTAAASAAAIKYLANPDAKTLGIVGCGGQARTHLEVLAASFSFSRINVFDTDPGRALALKECYKNLPVEVASLEETCSNEILCTLTPARKPVIESRFIKPGTHINAIGADAAGKQELETEILKRSRVFVDDLKQTVHSGEINVAISSGEYNQEELAGSLGEVIAKKCPGRQTKDEITVFDSTGLAIQDLALAKYLYQRATMLKAGYDLDLL from the coding sequence ATCGTGCTTATTCTTTCCCGAAAAGAAGTGGAGCGTCTGATTGAACTTGATAAACTGCCTGCTGTTATTGAAGAAGCTTTCTATGCATATGCCATAGGCGAAGCCTCCATGCCCCCCAAAATTTACCTGGATATTCCCCAGTATAACGGTGATTTCCGGGCAATGCCTGCCTATTTCAGGGGCGCCGCAGGACTGAAGTGGGTTTGTGTATACCCGCTTAATCCTTCCACCAACAACCTTCCCACAGTAATGGGCATGCTTTTTTACAACGACCCAGCCACAGGCAAGCCTTTAGCCGTTATGGAAGCAACCTTGCTAACCGGTTACCGGACGGCTGCGGCCAGCGCTGCAGCAATTAAATATCTGGCCAACCCGGACGCAAAAACCCTCGGAATAGTCGGCTGCGGCGGCCAGGCGCGTACACACCTGGAAGTACTGGCGGCTTCTTTTTCATTCAGCCGGATCAATGTTTTTGATACCGACCCGGGCAGGGCTTTAGCGCTGAAGGAGTGTTATAAAAATCTGCCCGTGGAAGTGGCGTCGCTTGAAGAGACCTGCTCAAATGAAATACTCTGCACTCTTACACCGGCGCGTAAACCGGTTATCGAAAGCCGGTTTATCAAACCCGGCACGCATATTAACGCTATCGGGGCAGACGCGGCCGGCAAACAGGAACTGGAAACAGAGATTCTGAAGAGGTCGAGGGTATTTGTGGATGATTTAAAGCAGACCGTGCACAGCGGTGAAATAAATGTCGCCATTTCTTCCGGAGAATACAATCAGGAAGAACTGGCGGGCAGCCTTGGCGAGGTAATAGCAAAGAAATGTCCCGGCCGTCAGACAAAAGACGAAATAACCGTCTTTGATTCAACAGGCCTGGCCATTCAGGATCTCGCCCTGGCAAAGTATTTATACCAGCGTGCGACAATGTTAAAGGCCGGTTATGATCTGGACTTACTTTAA